In one Asterias amurensis chromosome 9, ASM3211899v1 genomic region, the following are encoded:
- the LOC139942263 gene encoding arrestin domain-containing protein 3-like — protein MSRLKVLTILFDSTTNVFAPGDVISGQVIVQVYANRDQGLKNVQGIWVKFNGKAKTRWITPESQYDDGVNHHPSSRDSKVPHSKKEMYFETVSVIFGKGKHEHGHDQLNVEPGTHSYPFSFQLPVRILPSPFEHKYGYVRYKVKATLSLIRKLSNKSFKAEKLFSVVGPMVDLNTMPQVQLEVNETKELVNCCGCGSTVEESITVGLPKQGYVPGESIYLTGQVDNRDREESCDFNVKFIQKSTFYSKSNNKNVDNIIKNVRYRVATPRGRVTEFSLGPRLIPPVPPSGLPGCNIIDIEYYIWCLSVKRKWKFPIVIGTVPLRARLPEGFPPAPPAYTPSSSATDTALHSPVGMAESAFGVEAHPPSYVEAVGQTVRLTNERNNGEYFGDDQFVPSYPYFNLSVDTPTDSHQSLEI, from the exons ATGAGCAGACTGAAGGTACTGACTATTCTGTTCGATAGCACTACGAACGTGTTTGCTCCTGGTGACGTCATCAGTGGACAGGTTATCGTCCAGGTATACGCAAACCGCGACCAAGGTTTGAAGAATGTACAAG GTATATGGGTGAAGTTTAACGGCAAAGCTAAAACAAGATGGATTACTCCTGAGAGTCAATACGACGATGGAGTCAATCACCATCCTTCATCACGTGATAGTAAGGTTCCACACTCCAAGAAGGAGATGTACTTTGAAACCGTCTCCGTCATCTTCGGTAAAG GGAAACACGAACACGGTCATGATCAGCTGAATGTTGAACCAGGAACTCACTCCTACCCCTTTTCATTTCAACTCCCCGTTCGCATATTGCCGTCTCCATTCGAACACAAATATGGGTACGTCAGGTACAAAGTGAAGGCAACGCTGTCACTCATCAGGAAGCTATCCAACAAATCCTTCAAAGCAGAGAAGCTGTTTAGTGTGGTAGGACCAATGGTGGACTTGAACACCATGCCACAAGTGCAg TTGGAAGTAAATGAAACGAAGGAGCTTGTCAACTGTTGTGGATGTGGATCCACTGTGGAAGAATCAATTACCGTCGGTTTACCAAAACAAGGCTACGTCCCCGGAGAGAGCATATACCTCACTGGCCAAGTTGACAACCGTGACAGGGAAGAATCGTGTGATTTTAACGTCAAATTTATACAG AAGTCAACGTTTTATTCGAAATCCAACAACAAAAACGTGGACAACATCATAAAGAATGTGAGGTACAGAGTAGCGACTCCGCGGGGTAGAGTGACAGAGTTCAGCCTGGGCCCGAGGCTCATTCCTCCGGTACCACCCTCGGGTCTACCTGGGTGCAATATCATTGACATAGAATATTACATTTGG TGTTTGAGCGTCAAGAGAAAGTGGAAGTTTCCAATAGTTATTGGCACGGTGCCTCTTCGTGCTCGACTGCCTGAAGGATTCCCCCCAGCGCCACCAGCATACACACCCAGCTCCTCGGCCACTGACACGGCACTACATTCTCCCGTAGGGATGGCAGAATCGG CGTTTGGTGTTGAGGCTCATCCGCCGAGTTACGTGGAGGCTGTCGGCCAAACAGTTAGACTGACCAACGAACGGAACAACGGGGAGTACTTTGGTGATGACCAGTTCGTGCCTAGTTATCCGTACTTCAATCTTTCGGTTGACACGCCAACAGATTCCCACCAATCTCTTGaaatttaa
- the LOC139941711 gene encoding arrestin domain-containing protein 3-like, whose amino-acid sequence MGRLKNMQIVFDSNKTVFSSGDVIRGKVFLQVDRSDHVGLKTVQKMWMRFRGKAKTDWSTDDHTHTLTEMYFDETVIIFKPGQRAQNLHVPPGKHGYPFQFQLPRKNLPATFEGKYGYVRYKAKATVSLKRTLLDKEFKTKRLFSMRGPTLDLNTIPEAKLAVNAKAEAHNCCGCTLMVSDEISVGLSKQGYVPGESIVVTGQVDNRDSTERITLYSKLLQIITFHSKSHQNVKKNTLATVSASVACPRGRVTDFSIGPLRIPPVPPSGLPGCGIIDVLYRVQILSANRETNFTIQVGNVPLRIPATRTRAETELPPYPGEQPNAAVALEAPPPSYEEAAAMSGLIPKDRSGENYFASEQFVPSYPYFSLMVEDGQSETRFDQ is encoded by the exons atggGCAGACTGAAAAATATGCAGATTGTGTTTGACAGTAACAAGACGGTGTTTTCATCCGGTGACGTCATCAGAGGGAAGGTTTTTCTGCAAGTGGACAGAAGTGATCATGTCGGATTGAAGACTGTCCAAA AAATGTGGATGCGGTTCAGAGGGAAAGCTAAGACAGATTGGTCAACTGACGATCATACGCACACTCTAACCGAGATGTACTTTGATGAGACcgttattatcttcaaaccag GGCAACGTGCTCAGAATTTACACGTCCCACCAGGGAAGCACGGCTATCCATTTCAATTTCAACTTCCCCGTAAAAACCTCCCAGCCACATTCGAAGGCAAATACGGTTACGTGAGGTATAAAGCCAAAGCAACCGTATCACTCAAGAGGACACTGCTCGACAAAGAGTTCAAGACAAAGAGACTGTTCAGCATGCGTGGGCCAACATTGGATCTAAACACCATTCCCGAAGCCAAG TTGGCAGTGAACGCGAAGGCAGAAGCGCACAACTGTTGTGGGTGTACACTTATGGTCTCTGATGAAATATCCGTCGGATTGTCAAAGCAAGGATACGTTCCAGGTGAAAGCATAGTCGTAACTGGACAGGTGGATAACCGAGACAGCACTGAGAGAATAACGCTATACAGCAAGCTATTGCAG ATCATAACATTCCACTCAAAATCTCATCAAAACGTCAAAAAGAACACACTAGCCACGGTGAGTGCTTCTGTAGCATGTCCGAGGGGCAGGGTGACAGACTTCAGCATCGGCCCGCTGCGTATCCCTCCGGTACCACCCTCGGGTCTTCCTGGGTGCGGCATCATCGACGTGCTCTATCGTGTCCAG ATCTTGAGTGCAAATCGTGAGACGAACTTTACGATACAGGTAGGCAACGTACCGCTGAGGATTCCTGCCACACGGACCAGAGCAGAGACCGAGTTGCCACCATACCCCGGAGAACAACCGAACGCGG CTGTTGCTTTGGAAGCTCCACCGCCTAGTTATGAAGAAGCTGCAGCAATGAGCGGACTGATACCCAAAGATAGGAGTGGGGAGAACTACTTCGCCAGTGAGCAGTTTGTGCCCAGCTATCCATACTTTAGTTTGATGGTTGAAGATGGGCAGTCGGAAACCCGCTTTGATCAGTAA